One Zingiber officinale cultivar Zhangliang chromosome 10B, Zo_v1.1, whole genome shotgun sequence genomic window, AATAACATAGGGAATTTCCTGAAATAAAAGGTATCTTAGCAACTCACTAACAAGAAGACTTGCACCTTCACAATACATTTCAATGATACCTGGTGAATATAATTTAGCATCTTTTCTCGTACAACTTCTAATGATATGGTTTTCATCATTTCTTCAGTCATAGCTGTGGGTTCTTCGTCCCAAGGCCTATTAACTGCCTGCATATGGCAGTAATAAGAATTCTCAGATAATAAATCCACAAGTTTAGTTAACCATCTGATATAAAATCAAGTGgctattttaacttaaactttggAAAAAAGAAATGTTAGTATGCCACCTGGCATGGGACACAAGTTGTAATATTCaacaaaattttgaaatcttCCCACATTAATGAAACATATCTCCAAGTCCTTCAGAACCACATACGAAAGCCTTTTTCCAAATACCAGGAATCTTTATATCCTGCATTGCTTAACATAATGATCATCATAACCCTTTTCAGCCCCTATCAAAGAACTTATATATCAGTCCCTTGGAACCTAAATTACTAAGAGGTCCCCACAGATATTCCTCAGTAGTTCAATATTCTCAAATCACCATACTGTTTTTAAGCCCATTAGAAACACATGTGAAAGCCTTTTTCCAAATTCCAGGATACAAGCCAACAAGATTCCTATATCCTACATTGTTTGACATGATGATCACCACAACACTTTTTCAACAGGTATCACAAAAATTATCAGTTCATTAGGAACCTAAATTATTCAGTGGTTCCAATAGATTCCTCAGCAATTTAATTATTCTCAAGTCACCTTATTATTATTTTAGCTTCAAGAGAATGCAACAAACCATTCTTGACAAGGCATGTTTTCACTCTAATTGCTCCATTCTCAAGTTTCTAAAATTGTATACACAAAATGTAACCAATCATTCAAACCCCAAAAGATACAGTTAAAATGTAATTTAAGACAACTTCTATCCTTCCAGATAGTATAGTTTTATCtaggaatttaaataaaatagGAAAGTAACTCCGGTCACATGATAAATTTCTTCACCAGAAAGCTTAGAAATATACAATACCTGATCCATCAGATATTGGACAAGGTCTTTGACTCCAGAACCACTTAATCCAGATATCATAAAATACCTGAAAGAAATGAGATATATCAAGTGAAAAAATAGAACAATTTCCTTGAACATCCAACCCAAGGAGAATTGACAACTGCCTTTCATATCCAGGAAGATCTTCAAATTCTTTTGCAACTTTCAGCAAATTTTTTTTGTCTTCTACAAGATCAACTTTGTTCATGCATAACACCCGCTTTTGTGTTGACTGAACCTGTTGTCCTAGGCGTTTAACCAAATTTATCACTCTATTGTCAGGCCTGTATTTACACACAAATAGAAGAAAAGTTCATCACGAGCTGAATATCAATTCATTCCTACCAGGGAATAATTCTTGTTCTTAtgtaaaaatccaataagatatATACAGATTAATAAATCCATAAATAAGCTACCAAGAAGTTGAAGTTTTTGACAAAAAAGAATATCTAGGTCAAGTCTTTTCTATGAAATGTCAAACGTGGCTGGCTAGGTAACCTTTTTCTCAGCAAGCAAGACAAGATATATATTACCATTGATGACTAACTAGGTGTACGGTGATGTGCTAAGAGAGATAAAAGAGACCTAAATAATCTTCATTATAATCAATTAAAAGATGGAATGTCATTGATTTAGTTTTATAGCCAACCCAAATGATAGCACATTCCTTCCTTTTGTTATGTATTTTACTCTTGTGAAAAGAAATTTACTCATTCACAAGAAGTCACACCTAAAGAAAAAAAACTTGATTTGTTAGTATGATAGCTTACACTGTCAAATGCCGATGTACATCAAATAACACAATCAGAAGGTCGTATAGATCAATGGAACTCCAAGCACTCTCCACGCGAACCTTGACATCTGACCTGTAGGGGTATCCATGATGCCCTATCATGAGACCTGGAGTATCAAACAAACACTATGGAGATGTTTGTTAGTACAATGGGTTCAGATATTGATATAATGCCCACAGTAATCAAATACTTTTCAAGCTTGCTTCATGGATTGAGATAGATACTTCCAGTGCTATCTACTGCAAGATGATTAGACGAAATtccaaatacaacaccaaaaaacattcaaaatttgaaacaatcaGTGAAACAGTCTGGAATGCATTTTTTTTCCATTTGTTACCTGACATTCTTGACGGAAGCAACAGCAACAAAGTGCTTGAAAtgtggttttaaaaattattaaaaaatgacTTCTTTGTCAATATATTACAACAGGTATTTGTTAAACTTCTACTGGTAATATATAAAATCTTGCACAATGAATATATATCTGGTCCATTTCATAATCAATAAGGATATCAAATTTAAACGAACCAATTTCTATAgggtcaaaaagaaaaaaaaaacaattgttCATTAATCAGTACCACCATGCTCAATGCTAAGTATTCCAATTCCTGGTTTTTAAATTTTCCCTATATTACTTTATTATTCTTATGATATATGCTCTACATTAATCATTTAAGCACAGCACACCAAACCTTTTACACATCCCTTGGTAGTTGTTAAACCTTTTATTCTATCCAAAATAGAATTAGGAGGTGTTTAACAGCATTATTGGAAGGGATCCTAGTCGCTCCTGTCCCAAATGAAAAATTGTCTCATGTCATTTATTGTTGGGATATCTCATGGTCCATTTCTATCCACTGATCTCCAAAGCATTAATTGTTACAAAAGAGCTACATGAAGAGGAAATATTACATTTTGAGGATGTTCAAGGAAACAGATCCAGTGGATTCATTGATAGCGATCTAACTACAGGTCTAATCTTGCAATATTACAAGCCAAAACCATGGTCTTTACACAAGCAGGCTAGCATGACCAATTAAATCACAGAACATTACATTGGGAATCATATGAAAGTCAAAATTTGAATCCATGCATAGAATTTCAGTTGTCAACAGCCAACTTGATTTCAGCCTGTGATTATTCAAGCAACAGAAAATGAAGTCATTCACGTGTGACAAAATCCCTTCCAGAACATAGTAATTGCTATagttaataatatattttttccttatttAATTTCCATTACATgcagtttgaaattttttttcatgtaataacttaaagaaatattattgtaagcataaacattctcataatcAAATCTACCTATCCAGTATCCACTGCAAACGCTCCTAGACCATTTATACACTCCAATTCTAAATGAAAAAGGTATAAAAATATGCACCCACTAGTATATTGGTGGAAAACCTAGCTAACAGTGCTTGCTTCAAAACTCACCACTAACAGCTGGTGTAGTGAATTTCTGATGTGTTTCATATATAGTTTTTGATATTGTTTTGCATTCATTTTGTTTCATCGCATGAGCATATTTTGCATACTTTCGTTCTTTTGCATCGTTTTAATTCGTTTAATTCAAAGAACTGCTCTTTGTGCTTTTTGATTAATTGACACGTCTTGAAACCAAAACTTTATTGAAGTAAAAAGGCCTTGGAAAGAGAGTCCACAGCAAAAAAACACGCTCTGGCCATGTCCCCTAACACGGACGTGTTCCTCTAGCAGAAATCAAACGTGAAACGAAGTGGCCGTGGAGGTTACAGAGCCTAACACGAGCTAGTTGTACCCCCTTCTGTCATAGATCAGCCTTAGTCAGCCTCCGACATGCCCAAGCCATGCCCCCTACACAGTCGTGCCACCCTACAAGTCATGCCACCCTACAGCCGATGAGAAGATTTTCTCAAGCCGGACACAGTCAAGCCACGCCACTAAGCATGGATGTGTCCAACCCCTTTCCTACACACCCAACAACCGACACAACCAGGTTGTGCCAGCCGACACGGTCAAGCCGTGGGTGGCGCCCCAATTTTTTTGGAAAGATTTAATGGTTTTGGTCGGTTCTTAGGACTATAAAAAGCCCTATGAGACTCTTGTTTCGGGAAGGAGATGTTTTCCCCATGATAGAAAACCCTAGGAGAGTCATTTCCAATGAGCCATAAAAATTTCCATCCACCGTAGAGCTTGGGGTTCTTCCGAAGACACCGACAAGATCACGactaagctttctcttctcttttctctttaatTCTAATTGTAGAATGTCATCTTCTCTCTCttttggttgtaactccatcACCATAGAATAGTGCTCTTAATTCTAGGATAAGAGAATAGTCGAACGTATTGTTGACATTCGTTTTATATATCTATTTGTCTTTCTTTGTCATATGATGTGGTTTCCCATGATCCGGCTTTATTACGCATATATGATCATGATGCTAATCGTGCATCTTCATATCCCACGAAATGTGGAGAAATGAAAGGTGAGCCCAACTCTCCGACTCATGAAGGCTGAGACATGACGGAGTATTCATGAAAGTAGTCCAAGACTTCATGAGAGCACCATTGGCTATCACAGAGCCTAATGTGTTTACCCCGATTCAGCATCATGAAGTAGGTGATAGCACCTAGAGGACCGTGGTGCATTGTGATAGGAGCCTCTCTGAGAGAGCGATCGCTTTAGTAAGACTACCTTGAACATAGGCATCGCATTTAGGTAAGCATGTTGGTATAATTCCAAAAATTTATACTAGTTATCTCGGGATAAACCACCTGCATGAGTATAAACATTAATGTAAGAGAGTGAATAGTATTTAGAGTGCCAACAATCGTCATAgcgaaatcgaaatcctagaattgcTCCCCAAGATCGAATTTCTCCTAAGACTTCTCGTGTTTTCTCAATTTGTTTTGTTACTTTCTCAACTCTTGCGATTTTCAATCGTCTAGATAACCTGCTTCATGATTCTGACTGGTACTCGATTTTGGGATCGACCTTTTTTTACTTGACGATAACCATGCACATACGGTTTTTACCCATTAGTTTCATATATGGCTAGCCCCAAGATCATTTCATTCAGTTGTGATGATATAAATGAGATAAGATGAGCTTGGATTTGCATAAATAATGTGAACTAAATTAGGATTCACATTATTGttacaacaataagatagaccaattcatcaacaaggaaaacaagacagataaaaatatgataaaataagGCGTAGACAAATAAGAATATCATTTGACATTCTAACGACTAGAAGAGTGAGAAAATGATGATACATACTATTTGGGTATTTCCTTTTGTCATCACTCCCAAAATTTCATGAGTAGTTGTGTTGGTTTTCCGTGAGACTGCAGCAACCTTTGTTCCAACCTAaatcaaaaagaagaaaaaatgaaaagGGTGATAATAATAGCACTTAATATTCTTGGCAACAAAGACCAATAAGCCAACCAAATAAATAGTTAGCTACTAGAGTATGCAATAGATACAAAGTCCATGCTCTTAGCTGAAGCTATTTTACAATTCAGTGATGACAACAGGccgcaataataattctttatccCCCATGCTTGTAGTCATAGTTCACAATCTTCTTCCCATTCCTTCCCTATGCACATGACTAGGAAGCTTGGAgaataaaaagattaaataataaTAGGTCTCACAAATGCAGATTTTATACTGCATTTATGTAAAGTACGACAAAATGATGCAGATGTAAAACCCTTATTCTAATTCCAACACCCTCTTTGTGGGTTTTATTTTTCAAACCTCTACTTCAACATGGCACCAAGGAGGCCACAACAAGTGCATCGTTGAAGTTTTCTATTGGGACAGATTAAATCACCATTCAACTAGAACTCTAGATAGTTGTCTAGCATATTAAAGAGTGAGTACAAATTACAAATACGGAACTCAATTAGGATCGCCAGCCACCAACACCGTATGCTAATGTTTAACAAAGAGATATCCTTTGCAAATACAGAAGAAGGACAATTGGAAGAGTAGTAATGCAGGAACATCAACTTATCATGATAAACATAATTACAGAATTTGGAAGGGAAGGAATGAAAGTAACACAAATGTAAAACCGAATGGAAACACACAAAATAGGGTAGTACAGGAAATGCTGCAGTATGTAATTGATGAATCACTTTCTCTATCAATAAGTATAACTGACAGCATAAATATAGTAGAAAAGTCAGCAATGCAATAATACAGACAAATTATTAAATCTTATAAGATGAAAAGGCAACTAAAATCATCCATAAACAATAGCATCAaaaaagtaaaacaattaatagAATACGTGGAATTTTCCTGCAAAATAAGATAAGAATAACAAGTTCTAATTAAACAACTCTTAGACGCAGTTTAAAGTTAGTATATGATTTACTGAATGAGAAGGTTAAATACGAACATCACAAGTCCTAAGATAGATTTCACTTACAAAAGTTGAATCTGTTTTGCTTGAAGAATAGTTACACAATAAATAATCTTGTACCAAACGCAATCAGAGAACAGGAAACTATACAAAGGATCGGATAAAAATCCATGCTTACCATAAAGTTTGTCAAGCTAGACTTTCCGGCATTGGGTGCCCCAATGACCCCAACCGAGAGCGACCGCTGATCTTCCTCCTTCACCGCCATGTTTTCCTCCTCGGCGTCATCGGGAGGCTCCAGCGCCGCCTCGAGAAGAGCCCTAGCGAGCCTGGTAGCTCTCTCCGTCTTCTCGTCCTCCTCAATGACATCTGGCTGGATCAGGCTCCGAGAGGCCTCTCTCttctgaaacagagctgcgtcgGCCTTTGCACGGTAGGCCTCGTCCCAGATCGGCCGAAGGGGGGCGGAGGGAGTGGAACTGAAAAGGGAGAATTCGGAACTGTCGAAATCGGCAGAAGGTCGCTCGGCGTCGGAGTCAGTATCGGCAGGGGATTGGGATTGGGATTGGGTGCCGGATGCAAAGAATCGAGAGAGGGAGGATCGGGCGAGATGGGGGCTTAGAATCTgaaaaagaggaggagggggagaaggagaggaggatAGAACCCTAGAAATGGTTCTCAAACCTTTCATCTCTCTCGCTCGCGCCACCACCAGGAGCAGTCCAGACGATAGAACGCGAGAGAGGACTGGGGGAAGGTTCTTGTTGGGGTTTTAGGGCGTGCTTCTTATCCGGGCAAAATAAAAGGCTCGATTTCATTTCTACCCTTCGACTTTTAGTTGTTTTACTAATCAAAGCTATTTTAATCTGGGTTAATCAGTAATGGGCGAAAATTAAAACAATACCTTTTACTTTGCTTATcgttaaaataatattatatatatatatagttagtgAGAGAGACTCTCTTCTTGATAAAAATAATGGgtactttttaaatttttcatatcAGTAAATTACAtctttttaagttttaataaagaAGACGGAAATATAATGAATTAGCATTGTACATTAAATATATCGTGaacattttatataaaaaaaatgataatttatcaaaggatgtacATGGTATAatatatttatcaaaaaatatatcGTAAGTTGATATTTACCAAAAGACATAGATAAGTGATGTGTAATATCTAATATAATCCTTCCGCCAATccccttttaaaaaaataactttgatcaTTTGTCTACCTCCCTCCTTCGTAACATGTGAGTGCAGATCCAATTCTGTGGAGAAATCTTCCctcttgtgaaaccctagtttaaTGACCTCGAGTGTTTCTCAAGCGGCATCAAGCATTTCGGTGCCAAAAACCAGGACTGATCGCGAGACGCCAGTGAAGGGTTCTAGGGTTTACGTCAATCATCTCGTCTCATAATGGCCCAAAAAAGTCGATCGGGTGTATCATCATCCTCTTAACATCAATTAGTCGTAAAGgtatcattttacaaactctgtgattTTGAGAAGCTCAACCAGTATGAttaaaatgttttaatttttataaaatgtaGGGTTCAGTTGACgttggacagaaactgcattggaatAGTGTCCtaggtcactttaaaagtttttttgaaGCATCAACGAAGAAAGGAACGCATCAAGGGtttgttattttacatgaccgacacatagcgctgatcaaacagtcaccctttaGTATTTTTTTAGGCATACAAGATATGCAGCGCATCCGTGGGATTTTggtcaatatatttcaaaattaggattcaagtagtcaaacctttagattctcaggtacaatatATAATTTCGTATTTTAAGcacaaagtagttgtatggtaaaattAAATCTTTGGTTAAACGTGGGCTTGATACGATATCACATCAAGGCCAtagtgggcctgatacgatgccatatcaggcccaacgtgggcctgatacgatgtcatatcaggccaacgtgggcctgatacgatacAATAGCAATTTTAACGTTTGCTTCATATGGCAGtgtatcaggcccatgttgggcctcaTACTTTTGTATTTGTTGGTAGAAGTCTAATAATCATTAAACTTGGACAAGTGTTTCGGTTGGCTTCACAAGAAGAGATGTTTCATTGTTGCTTGGTATTGAagaccgaggagcttcaattgcgattaattcaactaaagcatccgatgacctctttctaacatacttctcaaacaaaaaaaaagctactagatcaagaattgaggagttacttaaattttatggcaatcgttttgaaggagaagatgatgttttattattttgtaaattctatattttgtatatatttgtttgtgtcttattttcttctagtacatataaggtccctttatgtcttatagatatagtagatgattttgagaatctttctagattcaactgggttgaagacatccatgaatttatgactccacaattacctaagattggggacatattttcatcaactggaACAAAAACAatctaacaccaacctcccttacctaaagggatttgctggtcttttggcagtaagtttataatttatgtgaaatttattaatattttgcggacatttatgaataggtaacccttgtgatggtgaatcaggcatggtttttggagcatgttccaatccaaaaaccatacaaaatcgaaggagcaagaataaataagtggaggaatattccttcatatattagtaaggtgagggaaTTGTTTGATCAAGTCTCCTCTAAAGAGGTAAATTttgaatactttgactatagtttggttaaaaaTTCTTGTCCTAACATGTGTTTTAATATTGTTACAGGTtttgattgacctaatccctaccCAATATGAAAATTCATTGTTTGAGAACCTTGTTGGCTTTGATGACAGTCCACATGCAAAATAGAAggagcatctggatgtttttcaaacatggactgcattatgagatcatattggagtgttgtgtttgctcgagctgCTGCCCAAAACAAGTCCAAACCTGACCTAATGCCAGTATCTGTTACAATATTACAAGACATGTGGTGACAACAAAATGCATGATGGGTGATAGGGTAGACTTTCCTAATTGCTGATATAATGCCGtgatgtctatctgatactatagtcattgactctggatcaacatcaaagaatctcttcgtatgatccaaaaaccactcccatacagacccacattcaacttcagtgattccaaaggctactgggaggacattgtcattaacATCAATTGATGTatccatcaacaacacacccagatatttgcctcttaggtgtgtggcatcaattccaatcaatttgcgaagataagacctgaatactcttctaCAAGTTCCAAAACCCCAAAAGCAGcgttggaactgattatccccattcctgtgtagtgccacataggtttcatcatccctgactcttaactcatgcagatatagtggaagatctctatatgcttagTCATAATCTCCAACAgctttcttcatcgctttctctcgagctatgtatACTTCTCTATATGATATGGT contains:
- the LOC122029332 gene encoding GTP-binding protein ERG-like, which translates into the protein MKGLRTISRVLSSSPSPPPPLFQILSPHLARSSLSRFFASGTQSQSQSPADTDSDAERPSADFDSSEFSLFSSTPSAPLRPIWDEAYRAKADAALFQKREASRSLIQPDVIEEDEKTERATRLARALLEAALEPPDDAEEENMAVKEEDQRSLSVGVIGAPNAGKSSLTNFMVGTKVAAVSRKTNTTTHEILGVMTKGNTQICLFDTPGLMIGHHGYPYRSDVKVRVESAWSSIDLYDLLIVLFDVHRHLTVPDNRVINLVKRLGQQVQSTQKRVLCMNKVDLVEDKKNLLKVAKEFEDLPGYERYFMISGLSGSGVKDLVQYLMDQAVNRPWDEEPTAMTEEMMKTISLEVVREKMLNYIHQEIPYVIEHRLMDWKELRDGSLRIEQHFITPKQSHRQIIVGKNGSKIGRIGIEANEELRSIFKKEVHLILQVRVARKRNA